Within Holophagales bacterium, the genomic segment AGTTCGACGCCTGGAAGCTGGACGTCCCTCTCACCGGACCTCAGAAGGCGATCGCGCCCCTCCCGGGTGTCGCCCTCTTGCCTCTTCTCCGAGAAGGCCATGGCGCACCGGAAGGCGCGCACCTCCGCCCCGCCTACTACGCCGACGTGATGCGCTGGCTGCCCCGTCATGCTGGACCCCGGAAGCACTACTCGACGCCGTGCGTGAACGAGATCCGTCGCGCTCGCCGAGGCGCTGAATGGTCCACGCGGAGGGTGTTTCCACCCGCTGCGCGCGTCACGCGGGGAACGCCCGGCTTCCGGGCCGGACTCGAGGCGCTCGGCCTGAAGCTCTTCACCGACGCCGGCTGCCGTGCCGACACGCTCTCGGTGGTCCTGCTCCCCGAGGGGGTCGCCGACGCCGCGTTCCGCAAGGAGGTTGCCGGCAGGGGCGCCGTCCTCGCCGGCGGTCTCGGCCCGATCGCCGGCAAGGCCTTCCGCCTCGGTCACATGGGAAACATCAGCGCCGCCGAAGTGGTCGCGGTCCTCGGGGCGATCGAGGGAAGCCTCGCCGCCCTCGGTGTTTCCATCACCCCGGGCGCCGCGGTCGCGGCCGCCGCCCCGCACTTCTGATCCGTCGGCCAGGCCCCCGCTCGGGGGCCTGGCCCGCCGGGGGGGTGGGGTCGGGTCTTCACTTCTGCCCTGCCGGCGGCACGGCCGTGGCCAGGGGTGCATTCCCGGCCTGGTTTCGTGCAGACTCCCGCCGCACCGCAGCGTGCCGGATGATCGAATGGGGATCCCCCATCCGTGGAGCATTCAGGGAGGACCGTGCCGTGAAGAAGAACGAGCCGACGACGAAGCCCGCTTCTCCCAGTCCGTCCGCAGGCGGCCTCTCCCTGCGCGCCCTCTCCACCCCCGAGCCGTTCGTCCGCCTCTTCGCGCGGCGCGTCCAGCAGGAGGGCGCCCTCGACCTGACGCAGGGCGACTACAAGAACGCCGACTTCGCGCCGCACCCGGAGGTCGTGAGGGCCGCCCAGCGGATCACGCGGAACACGGTCCACAGTTACGGCCCCGCGGTCGGCCGGATGGACGTGCGGAGCGAGGTCGCCGACTTCTTCAATCGCGACGGCCTCCTGGACTACCCCCGCATCGCAGGTGCGCTTCCCTCCCGGACGAGGTCCTCTTCACGCCCGGCACGCGCTCCGGCCTCGCGATGGTCCTCGAGGTCCTCGGGGCCGACGGCTCGGGCGTCGTCGTTCCGCGGCCGAGCTGGGAGTACGACTGGTACGTCGAACGCGCCGGCAAGAAGCTGGTGGAGCTCCCGACCTCCGCGCCCGGGTTCCTCCCCGACCCGAAGGACCTCGACCGCCTCCTCTCGAAGGGGGGCATCTCCTCCGTCATCCTGAACAACCCGCACAACCCGACCGGTCGCGTCTACCCGCGCGCCCTCGTGGAAGAGCTCGTCCGGGTCGCGGTGAAGCATCGTTGCTACGTCCTCTACGACTCCGTCTACCAGCGGCTCGACTACGTCGGCTGGTTCGTGAACCCCGCCTTCGCCGAGCCCGAGTGGCGCGACTGGGTCGTCTCGCTGTCGGGCCTGTCCAAAATGGACATGTTCGGCGCCTCCACCGGTGCCCGCGCCTGCTGGATGGTGATCTCCGACCAGATCCGCGCGGGCGGCGTGCGGGCCCGCGAGATCCTCGCGAACCTCTCGGCCTGGCTCGTCGCCACGCCCTCGACGCTCGCCCAGGACTGGGCTCTCGCCGCCCTGCAGAGCCCTCTGGCGGTTCTCCGGCGACCGTCTCCCTACATGCGCGAGCGACGCGACTTCATGGCGAAGGCCGCCGACGAGCTGGCCCCGCTCGGCGTCGAGCGGACCGATTTCGGAGGCACGTTCTACGCCCCCCTCGCCTTCCCGGGCCTCGTCGGCGAGCCGTTCGACCGGCTCCGCGGCGGCATCCACGAGAGGGCCGTCGTGAAGGACTCGGTGGACGCCTTCGAGCTCCTCCTCTCCGGCGGCGTCGGTGGAATACCGTTCATTGCTTTCGCCGGCTCCGACGCGTCCCGCTACGGGACGTGGCAGCGGCTCTCGTACGGCTCGAAGGACGTGAAGGAGCTCTCGGTCTTCATCGACCGCGTCCGCGCGCGGATCACGAAGCAGGGACGCCTCGGATCGAGCGCTCCCGCGCCGTCCGGCGCGGCCGCCCGTACGTCCCTCGACGCGATCTGGGAGAGCGTCTGTACCGCCGACGGCTACGACGCCCTCGACGGTCTCGACCCGAAGGCGTTCGCCGAGGCACGGAAGACGTTCCTCGCGAACCCGCGGCGCGAGACGCTCCGCCTGACGGGAACGAAGCACCCCGACGCGACGACCCATCGCGCCGAGCAGCTCGAGAGAGCGCTCCACGCGGCCCCGGCCGGAACGCCCGGCCGGGCGAAGCTCGCGCTGAAGCACCTCGAGTGGAACCCCCTCGTGGAGGCGAAGCCGGAATACGAGGAGACGATCACCGACCTCCTCGGGCCCTGCAGCGAGGTCCTCCTCGATTTCGAAGGGCGTCAGATCAGCCCCGAATGGCTCGACCTGCCCGAGAGGGTCGTCCTCGCGCTCCTGCGCGAGGGAATCGTCCCGGGCGAGGACCGCCACCTCCTCTTCCGCGTTCCGAACCCCTTCATCGAGCAGGACGAGGAGAAGATCGTCCGGATTCTCGGCTCGGTCGCCCGCGCGAACGTCCTCTTCCACCTCGCCTGCGAGAAGGTGGGAATCACCCCCGTCCAGAACGCGCTTCCCGAGATCACCGTCCCCCAGGTGAACTCGATCGCCGAGATCGGGGCCGTCATCAAGATCGGGACGCTCTACCGGGCGGCGATCGCCGGGCTCTTCGAAGCGGCGGACGGGCACGCCGACGTCTTTCTCGGGAAGAAGGTTCCCGAGACGCTCCGGGCCGCGCTCGTCGAGAAGATCTCCCGGGTCCGGCTCGTTCCGCTCTGCGAGAACGTCGGCGCCCTCGCGCACCTCCCCGAGTTTCTCGAGGCGTTCTATCTCGCGCTCGAGCGCGGACACGGCCTCCCCGGCCTCCCGACGGCCAGCGTCTTCGGGACCCGCTTCGACCGCGAGGAGGCCGTCGTCCGCGTCTTCGTGGCGATGTCGGACACGGCCGAGCAGAGCGGCAAGATCGCGACGGACGCGGCCTGCACGCTCGCCCTCGCCGGGCGGGAGGAGGCCGAACGCCGCCTCGCCGCCCTCGCGAAGAAGGCCGGGGAGCCGGCGCCGCGCGTCACCTTCCTGATCGGCGCCGGACGCGCGGGGTTCCGGGGCGGGTTCGACCCGAATCACCCCGGCGTCGTCCGCCAGTTCTCGCGCGCCGACGGCGTCACGATGCAGGGAATCCGTGCCGACGCCCCTGCCGAGGCCGCGCGCCTCGCCGCGGCGTTTCGGGCTGCCGTCGCCTCCGGGGGCTTCGCACCCGTCGTGTCGTCCGCCGACCACGACGCGCTCATGCGGCTCCTGGAAGCGGGGGTGAAGGCGCACACCGAGACTCTCCTGCGCATCGCCCCGCTCCTCGCCCCCTTCGGCGGGCTCGTGCCGCAGACGCGCGTGCGCATCCGCGCGACCGGCTCGGTGAACTACGGCCGGTCGATTCCGACCTATCCCGAGGAGTGGGGCGGCGGCGCGACCCTGCCCGATAACCGTGACCTGCGCGACGCGTGGCCAGAGGGGGTCACCCTCCCGCGCGCCATCGTCTACAACCTCGGGTGCACGACGCTCGGCCTTCCTGCGGTGACGAGCGACCTCGTCGCTCTCGACCGGCGTGCGGCGGTCCTCCTCGAGAGGCACGTCCCTGGCTACCGCGAGATCATCGCCACCGAGCTCCCCTGCTTCGTCAGGGAGTCGGCGGCGCTCGTCTTCGGGAAGAAGCTGGCCGAGACCACGGCCCGCCGCTGCCTGCGGGCCTCGGCGGCGCTCTGGGTGGACGCGCGGACGCGCGAGGACCTCGTCCTGCCGACCTGCCTCTTCGCCATGGAGTACCTCCGCTGGCTCGCCGAGGACGCGGAGAGCTGGGACGAGACGAAGGAGCACGAGAGCCGGACGACGCGGGAGGAGGAGCTGATCCGCGAGACGTCGAGCGGGTCGTTCGCGGCGCTCTGCGCCGAGCCCCCCGGCGATCGCTGGACGGTGCTGCAAGGGCTCGTCGACGCCGAGGATGCGACCCGCCTCCTCCTCGCCCGCGAGCTGACGATCGAAGAGAAGAGGGAGTTCGTCGACCTGCGGATCGAGGGCTGGCTCCGGTCGCTCCCCGAGGCTCTCTCGCGCGCGCTGCGGCGGGAGTGGACGCGCCTGCGCGAGCTCGGCAAGGACGACCTCGAGCTCGACACCATCGAGCGGCTCGTCGCGCTCGAGAAGCTGCGCGGGAGCCGCGGGGCGTAGGTATCCTGTCCGGCCGCGAGAGATCGCGGGGGAGAGGCAGACGACGTGAAGATGACGTTCCTGGACCGCCTCCGAGGGCTGGTGCGGTTCGCCGCGCGCCACCAGGGCGTCTTCTGGACTCTCCACAGCCTCTGGGCGCTCGGCTGGGGCATCGCGTTCCTCGCCGTCGGGGCCACGCGACCGCAGCTCCTCCGGTTCGGCCTCGTCTCGGTGGGCGTCGTCTGGCTGACGAGCCTCGTCCTGCCCGCGGTCCTGGCCAGCTCGTGGATTCCCGAAGAGCGGGAAGGAGCGGCCCGCAAGCTCGTCCTCTGGGGGCAGAAGTACCTGCTGCAGGCGCTCGCCTTCTTCCTTCTTCCGCTCTACCACGGCAGCGCGACGTACCCCTCCCGGCAGATCCTCTTCATGGTGTGCCTCGTCCTCGCCGCCCTGGCGGCGACGATCGACGTCGTCTACGACGAGTTCGTCGCGCGGCACCGGCCCCTCTTCGGGGTGTTCCTCGCGTTCATCGCCTTCGCCTGCGTGAACATCACGCTCCCGATGGCCTGGCAGGTCGGCGGCGTCTGGAACCTCGCGGCAAGCGGTGCTCTCGCGACGGCGGTGTTCGTCTCCTTCGTCGCGCGGCACGAAGAGGGGCACCCTTTCCGCACGGCCGTCCGCACCGCGGGCGTGGGCCTCCTCTTCCTCGCCCTCGTCACGCTGGGTCGCCCGGCCGTACCGCCCGCCCCGCTGAAGCTCGCCACGGTCCACTTCGGCACCCGGCTCGCGGAGAACGGTCGCGACGTCGCCACGCCGCTCGCCTTCCTCCCGGCCGGCGTTCCCGTGCGCCTGATGGCCGTCGCCGCGATCCGTGCCCCTGCCGGCCTCCGGGAGGGAGTGCGGCACGTCTGGTCCGTCGACGGGACCGTCGTCCGGGAAGGCCGCCTGATCGAGATCACCGGTGGCCGGGGCCTGGGCTTCCGCTCGCGGTCCGGTGCGTCCTTCCCCGCCCTCCGCCCTGGTCAGCGCGTCCGTCTCGACGTGGAGACCGCGCACGGGCAGCTCATCGGAAGGGCCGAGCTTGGGGTCAGGTCTTGATTTTCTATTCTGGGTGAGGCGTCGCCGCCGTCACGTCTCGGCGATCGCCGCGCGGATGTCCTCGAGACCTTCGTCGAGCCGCTCGAGATGCGTCCGGAACGAGAGGACGCAGATCCTCAGGACGAAGGAGCCGCCGAGGACCGTCCCCGAAATGTGGATGCGCTGCCGCGCGTTCACCCTCGCGATCAGGTCCCGGTTCAGGCGGTCCAGCGCCTCCGCGTCGAGGCCCGGCTGCACGAGCCGGAACGCCACGATCGACAGCTGCGGCCCGGCGACGATCTCGATCCCCGGCATCGCCGCGAGCTCCCGCGCAGCGTGGAGCGCGAGGTCGAGCTTCTCGTCGAGGCTCGCGCGAAACGCGCCGAGACCGTGCAGCTTGATCGGCAGCCAGACGCGCAGGCCCCGGAAGGCCCGCGAGAGCTCCGGCGAGATCTCGCAGATGTCGACGAAGCCCGGGTCCTCCTGCATGTGCGGCAGGTAGTCGGCGCCGGCGGCGTGGGCACGTCGCAGGGCCGCGGCGTCGCGCACGAGGAGCGCCCCGGTGCCGTACGGGAGAAAGAGGCCCTTGTGAGGATCGAGGACGACGGAGTCGGCCCGCTCGATCCCTGCCATCGCCTTCCGGCCCCGTTCCGTCAGCAGGAAGAAGCCCCCGTAGGCCCCGTCGACGTGGAACCAGAGTCGCTCCCGCGAGCAGAGGTCGGCGAGAGCGCGGAGGTCGTCGACGGCCCCCGTGTTCGTCGTGCCCGCGTTCCCGCAGACGAAGAACGGCGTCAGGCCGGCTGCCCTGTCCGCGGCGATCCGCTCGGCGAGGAGTTCGACGCGGACCCGGAACCGCTCGTCCCACGGAATCGCACGGACGTTGTCCGCCGGGAATCCCGCCAGAGAAGCGGCCTTCGTCACGGCGTGGTGCGTCTGGCCGGATACGTAGAGCGTCCCCTTCAGGAAGTCGGCCGGGAGCTTCTCCCGCCGGGCGGCGACGACGGCCGTGAAGGTGGCGAGCGAGCCCCCCGTTGCCAGGTACCCGCCGCTCCCCGCGGGGAGCCCCGCGAGGCCGCAGAGCCAGCGCACGACGTTCGTCTCGAGCTGGACGAGCGCCGGCGCCGCCTGCCAGACGCCGACGTAACGATTCGTGGCATCGGAGATCAGGTCCGCGACGGCAGCCGCGAAGACGCCGCCGCCCGGGATGTAGGCGAGATACCCGGGCCCCGCCGTGTTGAAGCTCTTCGGGATCGCGCGGTCGAAAAGAAGATCGAGGATCTCCCCTGCCGGCGCCCCCCTCTCCGGAGCCTCCGGCTCGCTGAGCTCCCGGGCCAGCTCCTCGGCCCCCTCCACGTCGGCCGCCGGCTGCGACGGCAGCGAAGCCACGTGCGCGATCAACCTCTCGCCCGCCGCTTCGAGGAGCGCCCTCATCTCGGGGACCGAGAGCTCGAGGGAGGAGTCGACGGCCTTCTTCATGCGCCGCGACGATACCCCTCCGCCTGGGGTCAGGTCTTGATTTTCTATTATGTACGGGCAGGCGTC encodes:
- a CDS encoding decarboxylase encodes the protein MRALLEAAGERLIAHVASLPSQPAADVEGAEELARELSEPEAPERGAPAGEILDLLFDRAIPKSFNTAGPGYLAYIPGGGVFAAAVADLISDATNRYVGVWQAAPALVQLETNVVRWLCGLAGLPAGSGGYLATGGSLATFTAVVAARREKLPADFLKGTLYVSGQTHHAVTKAASLAGFPADNVRAIPWDERFRVRVELLAERIAADRAAGLTPFFVCGNAGTTNTGAVDDLRALADLCSRERLWFHVDGAYGGFFLLTERGRKAMAGIERADSVVLDPHKGLFLPYGTGALLVRDAAALRRAHAAGADYLPHMQEDPGFVDICEISPELSRAFRGLRVWLPIKLHGLGAFRASLDEKLDLALHAARELAAMPGIEIVAGPQLSIVAFRLVQPGLDAEALDRLNRDLIARVNARQRIHISGTVLGGSFVLRICVLSFRTHLERLDEGLEDIRAAIAET
- a CDS encoding phosphoenolpyruvate carboxylase; the protein is MGIPHPWSIQGGPCREEERADDEARFSQSVRRRPLPARPLHPRAVRPPLRAARPAGGRPRPDAGRLQERRLRAAPGGREGRPADHAEHGPQLRPRGRPDGRAERGRRLLQSRRPPGLPPHRRCASLPDEVLFTPGTRSGLAMVLEVLGADGSGVVVPRPSWEYDWYVERAGKKLVELPTSAPGFLPDPKDLDRLLSKGGISSVILNNPHNPTGRVYPRALVEELVRVAVKHRCYVLYDSVYQRLDYVGWFVNPAFAEPEWRDWVVSLSGLSKMDMFGASTGARACWMVISDQIRAGGVRAREILANLSAWLVATPSTLAQDWALAALQSPLAVLRRPSPYMRERRDFMAKAADELAPLGVERTDFGGTFYAPLAFPGLVGEPFDRLRGGIHERAVVKDSVDAFELLLSGGVGGIPFIAFAGSDASRYGTWQRLSYGSKDVKELSVFIDRVRARITKQGRLGSSAPAPSGAAARTSLDAIWESVCTADGYDALDGLDPKAFAEARKTFLANPRRETLRLTGTKHPDATTHRAEQLERALHAAPAGTPGRAKLALKHLEWNPLVEAKPEYEETITDLLGPCSEVLLDFEGRQISPEWLDLPERVVLALLREGIVPGEDRHLLFRVPNPFIEQDEEKIVRILGSVARANVLFHLACEKVGITPVQNALPEITVPQVNSIAEIGAVIKIGTLYRAAIAGLFEAADGHADVFLGKKVPETLRAALVEKISRVRLVPLCENVGALAHLPEFLEAFYLALERGHGLPGLPTASVFGTRFDREEAVVRVFVAMSDTAEQSGKIATDAACTLALAGREEAERRLAALAKKAGEPAPRVTFLIGAGRAGFRGGFDPNHPGVVRQFSRADGVTMQGIRADAPAEAARLAAAFRAAVASGGFAPVVSSADHDALMRLLEAGVKAHTETLLRIAPLLAPFGGLVPQTRVRIRATGSVNYGRSIPTYPEEWGGGATLPDNRDLRDAWPEGVTLPRAIVYNLGCTTLGLPAVTSDLVALDRRAAVLLERHVPGYREIIATELPCFVRESAALVFGKKLAETTARRCLRASAALWVDARTREDLVLPTCLFAMEYLRWLAEDAESWDETKEHESRTTREEELIRETSSGSFAALCAEPPGDRWTVLQGLVDAEDATRLLLARELTIEEKREFVDLRIEGWLRSLPEALSRALRREWTRLRELGKDDLELDTIERLVALEKLRGSRGA